The Haloferax sp. Atlit-12N genome segment TCGAGCGCTGCGTGGGCGCGCCCGACGCCTGACGGTCGGCGTCACCGTCATCGTCGCCGCCGCTCGGTTCTTTTTTCGACACGGACAGTCGCACTCAGTAGCATCCGAACCGCTCTGCGAGCGCCGCGACCGGCCGGTATCCGGAGCGCAATATACTGGCGCGAGTTCTATGTACGTCCACCGATTGCTCCACAGGCTATAGTCAGCTATACAGTCGTACGCTGTGCTCATACCAACGATTAAACAACTTGCTTAACCACCACCACCCGGATGGTGACAACGTCCAGCAACTCGAGTAGTGCGTTCAGTTTCGACCATAGGGACATGATGGCGTTCATCCTCGTCATGTCGCTACACGGTCTGCAGAGCATGATTACGGAGCTCCTGCCGGAGTTCTCGATAGGCGGGTTAGGCGTCTCTATCGGACCGTTCTGGTTCGTCGCGATGTCGGTCGTTCTCCTCTTCCGCTCGTTTTGGGCCTGTCTCGCGATTCCGGTCGGCGGCATCGTCTTCGGAGAGATTCTCATCGGTGACTTCAGCGCGCTCGGAGCGGTCGAGGGGTTAATCGTCGTCACGCTATCGTGGTTCTTCGTGATGTCGCTCATCACGGACCCGAAGAACGTCAAACAGATCGCGGCGTTGGGCTTCCTCGCGAAGGCGATGGAAGAGACCGCGGCGTGGTTCATCGACGTCGGGAAGTTCTACATCGGCGTCGAAGAACTCGAAGCGATTTCGTGGCTCCCCGAGACCGTCTGGGCCACCGAGGGAATCGGTGCCCTACTACAGATTATTATCGCCGGCGTCGTCTTCGGGGCGATTCCGACACTGTTCCTCTACCCGCGGCTCCGCGGGAAAATCGAACCGCTGCTCGGCATGAGTCCCCTCGAGGGCCGCGACGGCCCGATGTTCACGCGCACGTCCCTGAAGCGACTCATCGCGTGGGTGGCGCTGATTCCCGTCGCGTTCGCGTTCGAGACGCTGAGCGAGACCAGCGGTGGGCTCATCACGTTCACGCCGGAGTTCGTCGAAACGTACGGCCAAGCGTTCCTGTTCGTGCCGATTGCCATCGCGGCGGTCATCTCGTTCGGACTCGTCGCCTACCGCCAGCGCAAGGTCGACGGCCTGCAGGACTGAATCCATTTTTTGTTTTTTATGAGCAGCAACAACATCGTCGTCGAGAACCTGACGTTTCAGTACCCCGGCGGCGACGAGGCGGTATTGCGCGACGCGAGCGTGACGATAGAGCCGGGCGAGTTCACGGCCGTCGTCGGTGGCAACGGCAGCGGCAAGACGACCCTGTGTAAGACGTTCAATGGCCTCATCCCGCACTTCTTCGAGGGGACGTTCGACGGGCGCGTCACCGTCGCCGGCACCGACACCCGCGAGTCGGACGTCGCCGAACTCTCGAAGACGGTCGGCTACGTCTTCCAGGACTTCGAGAACCAACTCGTCCAGGAGACGGTCCGCGACGACGTGGAGTTCGCACCGCTCAACCACGGGCTCGACGACTACGCCGAGCGGGCGACCCGCGCGCTCGAAACCCTCGGTCTCGACCACCTCGAAGACCGGTTCATCTGGGAACTGAGCGGCGGCCAGCAACACCTCGTCGCGCTCGCTGGAGTGCTCGCGATGGACCCCGAGTTCATCTTCGTCGACGAGCCCGCCGCACAGCTCGACCCCCGAAACGCCCGCGAGACGTACGAACAGCTCCGACGACTCAACGAGGAGCGCGACAAGACGATAATCGTCATCGAACACCACTCCGAGTTCATCGCCGACTACTGCGACGAGATGGTGCTCGTCTCCGACGGCGGGGTCGCCTGGAAGGAACCGGTCGAGGTCGGACTCAACAGGCTCGACGACTTACTCGCCCACGACATCCACCCGCCGCAGGTCACACAAATCGCTGACGGCCTGCCGACCGAGGTGGGAACTCTACCCAGCGGTCGGTATCCCGTGACCGTCGACGAGGCGGCAACGGCGTTTCAGCCCGTCGCGACGCGTGAGTCGCGGGCCGCGGTCGACGGCGGCGCAGTAGCGGCAGCCGACGCAGACACCGCCCCGTCTCCCAATTCCGAACGGGACGCGCTGGTGACGATGCGCGGTGTCGGTCACGGTTACCCCACGCTTCGGGAAGGGTACAACCGCGTACTCGATGGGCTGGACCTCGAACTGCACGCGGGCGACCGGGTCGCCCTCGTCGGTGCCAACGGCTCCGGGAAGTCGACGCTGTTGCGATTGATGACGGGGTTAGAGTCCCCAGACCAAGGGAGAGTGACGGTCCTCGGGCGCGACACGAGTGAGACGCTCCCCGAGCAACTGGCCGACGACACCGTCTACATCCACCAGAACCCCGAAGAGATGTTCGTCGAGGACACCGTCCGCAAGGACATCGCCTACTACCTCGAGAACCGCGACGCCCCGAACGTGGACGAACGCGTCGACGAGATTCTCGCGTATCTGGACCTCGAACACCTCGCCGACCGCGACGGTCGCCTGATGAGCCTCGGCCAACAGCGCCGCGCGTCGCTCGGCATCGGGCTCGCGACCGACCCGACGGTCGTCCTCCTGGACGAACCCACGGGCAGTCTCGACCTCCAGAGCCGACGCGAAGTGACCGGAATGCTCCGGAAAGCGGAGAGCCGCGTCGAGACAGTCGTCGTCGCCTCGCACGACCTGCAACTGGTCGCGGCGTGGGCCAACCGCGTCCTCGTCATGGGCGAGGGCGAGGTGCTCGCGGACGCACCGCCGGCGGCGGTGTTCTCCGACCCGGACCTCCTCGCCGAGACCGACCTGCGACAGCCGCAGGTGGTCGAACTGAGCCAGCGACTCGGGCTGGAATCGCCCGCTCTCAGCACCGACGCGATGTGTGAGACACTGGCTCGTTCGTTCGAGGATGATGCGCTCGCCGATGGTGGTGTCGCCGATGTCAGCCGCGGGGGCGAGCCGAACGGAGGGATGCGATGAAGTACGTCGACGCGCTCACCGACATCTCGGTCGCCGACATCAAGGTCGATTTGATGCGGACGGCCTACGACAACGAGGACGCCCTGTTGAACAGCTTCGACCCACGAGTCGTCCTGCTGTGGACCGTGCTGTTCATGATTATCCCGTGGCTGTTCTACGACACGCTTCCGCTGGCCATCTTGCTCGCGGCGGCCTTCGTGCTCGCCGCGCTCTCGCAGGTCAGCAAGTACCTGCTCGCGTTGCTCCTGTTCGGCCAAGTCACCAACGTCGGCTTCTTCGTGGTGTTGGTCCCGCTCATCGGCGGGGCGGTTCAAGCGGTAGGGTACTTGGGTGACAACGCTGGCCGGGTCGTCGCGGGCGTCATGGCGGGCGACGCGAGCGTGTTCGCCGAGACTGGGAGCATCGTCGTGGCCGCGGTCGGTCGGGGCATCCACACCGCCACGACCAGCCAGGAAGTCGGAATCGACGCCGTCGGGGCGCTCGTCCCGTTCTTCCTCAAGCTCACGATTATCTCGGTCATCAGCCTCGCCGTCTTCTCGGCGATGAGCCCGCAGAAACTCAGCAAGGGGATGTTGCGTCTGGGCGTCCCTCGACAGCTCACGTTCGCCATCGCGTACGGCTACCGGATGATGCCGCTCCTCGTCGAGGAGTACCACGCGCTCATCAACTCCTTCCGCCTCCGGAGCAAGGTTCCCGAAAAGCAGGGGCTGTTCAGGTGGCGCTACTTCTACTACCTGCTGACGCTCTCGGTCAAGGCGTTCTACCCGCTGATTTTCAACGTGGCGAAGCGCTCGCGGGTAACCGTGGAGGCGATGGAGACGAAGGGGTTCTCGCGCTCGCTGGGCGACGAACAGAGCCAAGCCCTCCGGACCGAGGGCATGATGGTTCGGACCAGAGACGTCACGTTCGTCTTTGGGTCGCTGCTGTTCGTCGCCGCGGTCTGGGTGTTTACCTGAGCTGACGGCACGCGTCGCCCCGCGGACTATTTTCGACTCCGTACGACTACCGAACACAGGGTACCGCTACCGAGCAGAAAGTGAGGCAGACAATCCACATAGCAACCACTTCATCGGTCATCGCCGTCAACGAGAGTATGCGAACGAGACAGATGCCGCCGGTCGGACGCGGGAGGCGCTCGGGGCGTGGTGAGCCGAGATGAACTCCGCAACGCGGGCGGAGAGAGTACCCGCCAACGACGAACCAGAATCCACAGGTGAGGAGCCCATCGGGGCCGCACATCGATACCTCCCGTGGGTAGTCGCCGCCGGGTCGGCTATCCCGGTCGGCGCGCAGGTCATGGTGCTCCCGCCGGACCCGACGACGACGGCGCTCGACCTCGTCGGCGAGGGCGTCGTCGTCGCCGTCCTCTTCGCGTGCCTGTTCGTGGTCCGACGAGTACGCGACCCGTTCGTCTTCTACCCGCTGGCGGGCGGCGTCGCGGCCTCGTACCTGTTCGCGCTGACCGACTTCCTCGACGAGTTCGTCGAGCAGCCCGTCTGGTTCAGCTATCTGTTCGAAGACGGGGCACAGGCGGCCGGCGCGGCGCTCCTCGTGTTCGGCATCTACCGGTGGACCGTCGCGCGACAGCGACGGGAGACCGAACTCCGCCAACAGCGCGAACAGCTCGCCGTCCTCAACCGCGTCCTCCAACACGACATCCGAAACGACGCGCTAGTCATCCGCGGGTGGGCGTCGGTCGTGCGGAAAGAGGCGGGGCCGGCGGCCGACGAACGGCTGGAGAACATCGTCGCCGCGAGCAACGGCATCATCGACCTCACCGAGAGCACGGCGCAGTTCACTGACGTGCTTACCTCGGAGCGGACCGCAGACCTCGAACCGAAGCCGCTGGCCGAGACCATCGAGGCGGAGCTTCGGAAGGTCCGAGCCGGACACGACACCGACGTAGCCGTCTCCGGAGACCTGCCCGAGGTGAACGTTCTCGCCCACAGCATGCTCTCCGCGGTCTTCCGAAACCTCCTCGTCACGGCCGTCGAGCGGGCGGACGCCGAGCGTCCGGGAATCCGCCTGCGCGCCGAGCGCGGCGCGGAGACCGTGACCGTCCGTATCTCCGACGACGGCCCGCCGTTCACGGAAGACGCCTTCCCGGACGCGGGCGAGACCGTCGCGGGGTCCCCCGAGTCCCGAGGTCTCTCGCTCGTCGCCGCGCTCGTCGAACAGTTCGACGGGACTGTCGCGGTCGAAAATCACCCCGAGGGCGGCGCTACCGTCGCCGTCACTCTCAAGCTCGCCGAACACGCCGCGACTTCCCCCGCCGACCGAATCGTCGAGGGAGTCAACGAGAGCGAATCGTCACCCTCGACGTCGCGCCCGGTGACGGGCCTCGACGCGGACGACCGAGACGACTTCGCCGCCGTGCACTCGGACCGCGAATCGCCGGCCGGTCGGGGTCCGTCTACTGGCCGCGGCGACGCCGCAAACTACTGACCGCCCATCCCGACTTCGCCTTTGTACCCTCTTTTGGGCCACCCCCCGGTATCCAATCTCACCGCGCGCCAAGCATATGTGTACTCCCCGAATAGCAGTCGACAGTGAGCGACCCACACGACTCCCCGGGTGGAAAGCGCGGCCCCGAGAGCAAGGTCAACCGACTGCTCCGCGAGCGTGGTCTCGACGGGTTCGGCGCGGAGCTCGAACGGCGCTGGACCGCCGAAGCGGACGCGCGGTCGAGCCTCCGTGACCTCGCAGACGCGTTCAACCGACGGCTCCTTCGCGCGGCGCTCGACGAGCGGAACGAACGCGTCATCGACGGCGAGGTCGAGAATCTGTACCGCGTGCTCACCGACGACGGCGTTTCGAGCGGGTCGCGAACGGATGCGGTCCGCCGGCTCGAACGCGCCGGCGTCGACGTAGCGCGACTCGAGACCGATTTCGTCTCGCACCGGGCGATGCGGACGTATCTCACCTCGTACCGCGGCGTGACGCCGCCGTCGGAGGCCGACCGCGACGATGGTGACCTCCGCGAGCGCCGGTCGGAGACCATTCGACGCCTGCTGGGTCGCGTCGAGCGCGTCACCGACAAGTCGCTGTCCGACCTCGCGGCCGCCGACGAACTCGACTTCGCTCCCGACGCCGCCGAGGTGTACGTCGACGTTCGCGTCCACTGCCCGGGCTGTGACTCCCAATACACGGTCGAAGACCTCATCGATAGGGGCGGTTGCGACTGCGAGTAGTCCGTTTCGCGCTCTCCGAACCACGGTTTCGAGCGACCAGTGACGACCGGATTCTCGGGGCGAAAAATCGTTCCACCGATAGCTGTGGAACTGATTTGTGGTTCCTGCCGACAGACGAGGAGACGGCCCGAGAGGAAAGCGACGACGGGGGAGTTCGAACACAGTTCCGGACTCGCTGATCGTCGGCTGTTCCCGTATCGGCCCAAATCGGAGTCGATAGACGCCGAGCGTACGGTTGGAACCCGTGCAAAATGCGTTCCAGCGATAGTAGTGGAACGGGTTTGGGACCCGTCACCAACTGTTTTCACGGCCCCCCGTGTGGAACACCGTATGGCCACGACGAACGGACCGGCCCGCCTGACCGTAGCGCGGTTCGCCGGCCTCGACGACGCGACCGTCGAGTTCGAGCCCGGCGTCTCCGTCGTCACGGGACGCGACGCGGCTGACCGAACACCGCTCCTGTGGGGTCTCGCGGCCGCGCTGGGAAGCGATGAACTCCCGTTTAACGAGGGCTTTGACGGCGGTCGGGTCGAACTCGCCGTCGAGAGCGAGACGTACACGCGGACGTTCGTGAGGGAGGGCGACCGCGTCGTCGCGTCCGGCGACCCGTACCTCGAAGACTCGACGACCGCCGACCTGTTCGCGTTCCTGCTCGGCTCCGACGAGGCCCGGCAGGCGGTGACCGGCGAGCGCGACCTGCGGGCGCTCGTCACGCACTCGGTCGACATCGACGCCGTCAAAGAGGAAATCGCGGAGCTCCGCGCCGAGCGCGCCGAGTTAGACGACCGAATCGCGGAGCTGTCCACGCTCGAATCCGAGCGCCCCCGACTCCGCGAGCGCCGCGACGAACTGGACGCGGCCGTCGAGCGCTTGGAGGCCGAGTTAGCAGACCGGCAGGAGACGCTCGCTCGAATCGAAGCATCGGCGGTCGACGCCGACACTGACGCGCGGACGGAAACCGATGCCGACGCGTCGGACGCGGAGACGCGGGCGGACCGATTACGGGAGTTGAACGCGGCGCTCGACGACGCCCAGTTCGAACTCGAGGCCGAGCGGGAGTCGCTTGACGCGCTCGACGCCGAACTCGACGAGGTCGAATCAGCACTCGCGTCGTGTCCCGCCGACACCGCCGGCGAACTCGACGAGTTGACCGACGAACTTTCCGAGTCACGCGCGCGAAAACGACGGTTAGATGCGGACATCACCGACGTTCAGCGGACGCTACGGTTCAACGAACAGTTCCTCTCGTCGGGGACGTCGCCCGTCGCCGCGAGCGCGGGCGAGGACGGCGGAGCCAACGATGACGACCGGGTCGTCTGCTGGACGTGTGGGACCTCGGTCCCCGAAGCGAGCATCGAATCGACGCTCGACCAACTCCGGACGCTCCGCGACGACCGCCGCGAGGAGCGCGCCGAACTCACCGACCGCCTCGAACGACTCCAAGAGCGCCGGTCGGAACTCGAAGACCAACGACGACGGCGACGCGACCTCGAAACTCGACGCGATGAGTTACGCCGCGAGCGCGCCGAACGCCGGGCGCGAGTCGAGGACCTCGAAACCCAACGCGACGCCCTCGAATCGGATATCGCCGACCTGAGACGCGATGTCGAGGCCGCGGAGCCGGACGACCGCGCCGCGGTCCTCGCCGCCCATCGAGAGGTCAACCGAGTCGAGTTCGAGTTGGAGCGGCGACGCGAGGAGCGCGATGCCGTCGTCAAGGACCTCGACTCCCTCGAAGTCCAACTCGACCGACGGGCGGACCTCGAAGCTCGGCAGGACGAAATCGACGACCGAATCGTCGAGCTTCGGAGTCGTATCGAACGGCTCGAATGCGCGGCTGTCTCGGCGTTCAACGACCGGATGGCGGACGTCCTCGACGCCCTCGAATACGACCCCCTCGCCCGCCTCTGGATCGAGAGACGGGGCGACGGAGACGCCCTCGACGACGCGGACGCGGCTCCCACGGGGCGATTCGTCCCGCACATCGAGCGCCGGACGGACGATGGAACCGTCTACGAGGACGTTATCGACCACCTCCCGGCGTCCGAGCACGAGCTTATCGGTCTCGTGTTCGCCGTTGCCGGCTACCTCGTCCACGAAGTGTCCGACGACGTTCCGTTCTTCGTTCTCGACTCGGTCGAGGCCATCGACGCCGAGCTCGTTCGCAGGCTTCTCGCCTACGTCGGCCAGGATGCCAACTACGTCGTCGGCGGCGTGTCCAGTGAGAGCGCGCAGGGCCTCCCGGAGTCGTACCGACGACTTCGGACTCCGTGACCCCGACTTGACGGTCCGAAACGACCCGTCCGTGACAGACATAGCTCTGTAATCATAATCCACTGAAAACGAACTACTCGAGAGATGCCCGTGCCATGCAGGAGTTACACGGGTAGGCCTGTTATGCACGGCCGGTCTCACTCGCAGCGACGTCGTAGGGACCGGCGTGTAGCCGGGACGCGAGCGTCGGTCCGCGTACCTCGTCGGCTCGTTTCGAGTTGATGAATCCATCCAAAACGGGAATCAGCGGCAGAACCGGGTTGTTCGCGATTGGCAGCAGTTCTACTCATAGTAGAAGTACGTGAGGCGGACAAGCGCCTCTGTGCTTGGTGTGCTCCGTGAGCACATGTGTCTAGTTGAACGGAAACCGAGGCTCACGTATCGAATCACTCACCGATTCGGATTAATTATGAACATTCGTCAATCACCAGAGAGACACCCCACGGTATCAGTACGACGACAGCGAGGGTAAACCCGCGTGCGACGGCGTCGGCCGCGGTCGCTACCGACTTCGTGGGGTGTTTCCACCATCAGTAGAATTTATCTGTCCTGCTCCGAAAGGCGAACTATGGCACCTAACGAAAGCGAAGGCGGCGGCAAGCGCGTGAAGGCGGTCATGCGCTCGTACCGGGTAATCGGCGTTCTGCGAGAGCAAGGGACGGTGCGGATTAACGACGTCGCGGACGCGCTCGAGGTGCCGACCAGTACTGCGCACGTACATCTGAAAACCCTCGAGGCGGCGGGGTACGTCGTCAAGGACGAACACGGGTACCGACTCGGACTTCGGTTCCTCCGCGACGGAAGCATCACCCGGGGGCGCTTGGACGTGTACGGCGCGTCGCGGTCCGAAATCAAGGACCTCGCGGAGTCGACCGGCGAGGTGGCGAATCTCGGCGTCGAGGAGAACGGACAGCGGGTCATCGTCTACCAGGCCGAGGGCGACAAGGCGGTGTACGACAACGCGCCGATCGGCGAGTTCACGCACATGCATTGGACCGCGCTCGGAAAGGCGATTCTCGCGGAGCTCCCCGGCGAGCGGGTGACCGAAATCGTCGACGAGTACGGGCTCCCGACGAAGACCGACCACACGATCAGCGACCGGGGGGCGCTCCTCGAAGAACTCGAGACGATACGGGAGCGAGAGTACGCGCTCGAGGACGAAGAGCGACGAGACGGGATTCGGTCCATCGCGGTCCCGCTCGTCAGCGACGGGTCGGTCATCGGCGCGGTGTCGCTGTCCGGACCGAAAGAGCGGTTCAACGACGACCGAATCGTGGACGAACTGTTCCCGGCGCTCAGAGACCGGAAGAACGTCATCGAGGTCAAGTACGCGTACGACTGAGCGCCATTCCCCGGTCGTTTCATCGGGTCGAACGAAATCTTTCCACTATGAGTGGATCAGAACCTCACAAAGATACGTTATGGATTCAAAACTGGCTGTAGAGGGGCTCTAGGGGACGATTCGTTGGTTCGCCGGACGACGATGCCGACAGCTGTGCGAAACGCTTTTACTTAGAGTGAGTCTGGGATGTGAGTGTATGAATCCAGCAGTGATGCTGCCTCCCTCCCCGGACAGACGGTGGACCCTCGCCAAGCAACTCGGCGTCGAAAGCGCCGTCGTACGGTTCTGGGGCGTCGACGACTGGTGGGAGTACGAGACGTTACTCGAAACCCGAAATCGGTTCGCAGACCACGGATTCTCACTGGACGTCGTCGAGGACCGCCCGCCCATGGAGCGAACGGTCCTCGGTCAGGAGGGTCGAGACGAGGAGATCGAGACGGTGAAACGACTGCTTCGGAATATGGGACGCCTCGGCATCGACGTGTACTGCTGGGTGTGGACCGAAAACCCCGTCGGCGTCATCAGAACTTCCGATTCGATTCCGGACCGCGGTGATTCGCTCGTCACCGGGTACGACCACGAGTGGCTGGAGCGCGCCGAGGACCACCCCGCGGCGGGTATCACCGAGGAGGAGCTGTGGGACAACCTCCAGTACTTCCTGGACGAAGTCGTGCCGGTCGCCGAGGAGGCGGGCGTCAAGATGGCACTGCACCCGGACGACCCGCCGGTCGAGGAGCTTCGGGGAGTTCCCCGCCTCGTCACGTCGCTCGAACGGTACGAGCGCGTCTTGGAACTTCACGAGAGTCCCAACCACGGCGTCACGTTCTGTCAAGGGAACTTCGCCGCGATGGGCGAGGACGTCCCGTCGGCGATTCGACGCCTCGGAGAGCGGATTCACTTCGTCCACTTCCGCGACGTCGAAGGGACGCCCGAGTCGTTCGTGGAGACGTGGCACGACGACGGGCCCACCGACATGGCGGCAGCGATGGAAGCGTACCAAGACATCGGTTTCGACGGGGCGATTCGCCCCGACCACGTCCCCAAGATGCTCGGCGAGGAGGACCGAGCGGAAGCGCATGCGGGGTACACCGACATGGGCCGGCTGTTCGCAATCGGCTACATGAAGGGCCTCATCGAACGCGGACGGTAACACCGAACCCGACCGGTCAGCCTCGTCTTGTCTCGCCCCGGCCGGCGACTACCGGCGACTGCGACGAGTACGAGTCGAACTACCCGGAGTAGAGGATATCTATCCTATGATATATTATTAAAATGAATTATTGCGATAGATATAAGTACCAGTGTAGAATCGTTGTGAATGGTATGCGTAGACAAAGCCGACGGAGCTTCATGGAACAGCTCGGGCTACTTACTGGCACCGGGGCAATCGCATCGATGGCTGGCTGCATGGGCGGCGGCTCCAACTCCGAAAACGACGGGACGACCAATTCAGACGGCTCAGATACCGACACGACGGAGAGCGGTGGTGGCGGTCAGAGCCAATCGCTCATCATCGGGAGCGTCTTCCCCAGCGGGCACGTCATCAACGAGATGGCCAAGGAGTGGGCCTCTTCCGTCGAAGAGGAGACCGAGGGACGAGTGGCGATCACCATCGAGGAGTCCTTCGGTGGCGAAAAGGAGGTCATGGAACAGACGCAGATCGGGTCCATCGACGGGACCATCATTGGGACGCGCTGGGTCATCGACTACGACCCCAAGAACTTCTGGGTCGAGTCGCCGTTCGTCTTCGAAGGCTGGGAACAGCAGCGACGCGCGTTCCAGACGGAGTTCTTCGACGACGGCCGACAGCGCCTCCGCGAGCAGGGCAAGCAGATGCTCGTGAACGAGCCGGTGTACCGCGGCTACCGACACACGAGCGGGAACAAGGCCTTCGAGACGCCCGAGGACATTCAGGGAACCAACCTGCGGGTGCCCGACCTCACCCCGTGGGTGAACATCTGGAGCGGCATCGGCGCGAGTCCGACCACCGTCGCCTTCGACGAACTCTACAGCGCGCTGCAGCAGGGCGTCGTCGACGCTCAAGAGAACCCCGCGGAGACCGTCCGGTCGTCCTCGCTGTACGAGGTCCAGGACTACTACACGCTGACCAAGCACCTCGCGTCGACGGGCTGGTTCACGCTCGGCACCCAGGCGCTTTCGAACATCTCCGACGAGGACCAGACGACGATGGTCGACTCGCTGACGTCGAGCATCCAAGAACTCAGCAGCAGCATCGCTGAATCGGAGTCGCAGGCCATCGAAGCGCTGAAAGAACAGGGAATGAACGTGGTCGAACCCGACCGAGACGCGTGGTTAGAGGCCGCGAAGGAGCCGCTCCAGACGCAGTTCGAGGAGAACTGGGAACCGTCGCTCGAAGAAGTGCGAAACATTTGAGCGGACGCTTACTCGTAGAGCACCCATGGAAGAAGTAAATCTCGCAACGAAACTCGGCCGGCTTTTCGACGGGTTGGTCACATCCATCGCGTTAGCACTCTACGTGCTGATGATACTCGTCGTCGGGTTACAGATTCTGACCCGCTGGGCCTTGGGTTCGATACTCGGGTCGAGCCTCCCCTGGACGGTCAACCTCTCGCAGATGCTGCTCGTGTACATCACGTTCTTCGGCGCGGCGGTCGCCAGTCGAAAGCGACAGCACATCTCGCTCGACCTCCTCGTTTCGCGGCTCTCGGACGACGTCATCCGAGTCCTGACCGGCCTTCGGACGCTTCTCATCCTCGCGTTCGTCGGCGTCATGGTCTCGGGAGC includes the following:
- a CDS encoding TRAP transporter substrate-binding protein yields the protein MRRQSRRSFMEQLGLLTGTGAIASMAGCMGGGSNSENDGTTNSDGSDTDTTESGGGGQSQSLIIGSVFPSGHVINEMAKEWASSVEEETEGRVAITIEESFGGEKEVMEQTQIGSIDGTIIGTRWVIDYDPKNFWVESPFVFEGWEQQRRAFQTEFFDDGRQRLREQGKQMLVNEPVYRGYRHTSGNKAFETPEDIQGTNLRVPDLTPWVNIWSGIGASPTTVAFDELYSALQQGVVDAQENPAETVRSSSLYEVQDYYTLTKHLASTGWFTLGTQALSNISDEDQTTMVDSLTSSIQELSSSIAESESQAIEALKEQGMNVVEPDRDAWLEAAKEPLQTQFEENWEPSLEEVRNI
- a CDS encoding TRAP transporter small permease, producing MEEVNLATKLGRLFDGLVTSIALALYVLMILVVGLQILTRWALGSILGSSLPWTVNLSQMLLVYITFFGAAVASRKRQHISLDLLVSRLSDDVIRVLTGLRTLLILAFVGVMVSGAYPLYLQNRGFGMGALPSHPPFTEAWLYVPAVVGGICIGIYALRDLWLVAVEPETIIEDIKGEDENAD